The genomic region CCGGACCGGGCGATCGGGCAAGCCTGCGCCGTTCTTTCCCAGGGCGAGCCGGTCGCGATCCCGACGGAGACGGTTTACGGCCTTGCGGCGGACGCGACAAACCCCGACGCGATCAGCCGCATTTACGAGATGAAGGGCCGGCCCCGTTTCAATCCGCTGATCTGCCATGTCTCGGATATGGCGATGGCCGAGGCGCACGTAACGTTCGACCCGATCTCGCGCCGGCTTGCGGAGGCCTTCTGGCCGGGGCCTCTAACTCTTATCCTGCCGCAACGGCCGGAAAGCACCGTCCATGCACTTGCTTCGGCCGGCCTCGACACGCTTGGCATTCGCATGCCCGACGGCTTTTCACGGCAGGTGATTGCTCACTTCGGACACCCGCTTGCAGCGCCGAGTGCCAACACGTCCGGCAGGATCAGCCCGACCAGCGCAGCCCATGTGCAAGCCGACCTCGGCTCCAAGCTGAAACTCATCCTCGACGCCGGCCCGGCTGAAATCGGCCTGGAGTCGACGATCATCAAGGTTGAAGACGGCACGCTGCGGCTCCTCAGGCCCGGCGGGTTGGACGCCGGTGAGATCGAGAAACTGACCGGGCGCGAGGTCGTGCGGCCCGAAAACGCTGGCGCGACGATCGAGGCGCCCGGCATGCTTGCGTCGCATTACGCGCCGGGTGCAGCCGTAAGGTTGAATGCTGAGGAAGTGCGGGCGGGAGAGGCGTTGATCCGCTTCGGCGGCAGGTCGCTTCCCGGCGAGGGCGAAGCGACGATCGTGCTGGACCTGAGCCCCCACGGCAACCTTCGCGAGGCGGCCGCCAACCTCTTCGACTACATGAAGCGAGCGGATGCAAGCGGCGCTCGGACGATAGCCTTCGGGCGCGTTCCGGAAGAAGGTCTCGGGGAAGCAATTATCGATCGCCTGCAGCGGGCGGCAGCGCCTCGATCACGATGATTTTGCGTCCAATCGACCCAAAATCATAAACGGGATCGATTCTAATAAGTTAGAGCGGGATGCGGGCGGAAAACCGTGCACACTTTTCCTCATCCCGCTCTAGAGGCTGAACAATTCGCAGGAAAAC from Sinorhizobium garamanticum harbors:
- a CDS encoding L-threonylcarbamoyladenylate synthase, producing the protein MAEIIDTRTEPDRAIGQACAVLSQGEPVAIPTETVYGLAADATNPDAISRIYEMKGRPRFNPLICHVSDMAMAEAHVTFDPISRRLAEAFWPGPLTLILPQRPESTVHALASAGLDTLGIRMPDGFSRQVIAHFGHPLAAPSANTSGRISPTSAAHVQADLGSKLKLILDAGPAEIGLESTIIKVEDGTLRLLRPGGLDAGEIEKLTGREVVRPENAGATIEAPGMLASHYAPGAAVRLNAEEVRAGEALIRFGGRSLPGEGEATIVLDLSPHGNLREAAANLFDYMKRADASGARTIAFGRVPEEGLGEAIIDRLQRAAAPRSR